The Sneathiella sp. P13V-1 genome includes a window with the following:
- a CDS encoding SDR family oxidoreductase, whose protein sequence is MGRVDGKVALVTGAGSGLGRAISILLAKEGAKVVATDINVEGVEETVKLIGDNAIALKQDVTSEEGWQEVLRQTKETFGGLNILVNNAGIGDGSDVESTDFDTWKRVHSIDLDSVFLGCKYAISYMEETEGLGSIVNISSIAGIIAGHNMAAYNSAKAGVRHLSKSVALHCAKKKNGIRSNSVHPTFVRTPILEAMFAKVGPENGEAKLARQIPIGHLGEPNDIAYGVLYLASDESRFMTGAELVLDGGISAM, encoded by the coding sequence ATGGGACGCGTAGACGGGAAAGTAGCATTGGTGACCGGTGCCGGTAGTGGATTGGGCCGCGCCATTTCCATCCTTCTTGCAAAGGAGGGCGCAAAAGTGGTTGCCACGGACATCAATGTTGAAGGCGTAGAGGAAACAGTCAAACTCATTGGTGACAATGCTATTGCTCTTAAGCAGGATGTAACAAGCGAGGAAGGCTGGCAAGAAGTTCTTCGCCAGACAAAAGAAACATTCGGTGGCCTGAATATTCTGGTGAATAATGCCGGCATTGGTGATGGATCTGATGTAGAAAGCACGGATTTCGACACCTGGAAACGGGTTCATTCCATCGATCTCGATAGTGTGTTTCTTGGGTGTAAGTATGCCATTTCCTATATGGAAGAAACCGAAGGACTCGGGTCTATTGTTAACATTTCTTCTATCGCCGGTATCATTGCGGGACACAATATGGCTGCCTACAACTCTGCGAAAGCGGGTGTTCGGCATTTAAGCAAATCTGTTGCGCTTCATTGCGCTAAGAAGAAAAATGGCATTCGCAGCAACTCCGTCCACCCCACATTTGTACGCACCCCTATTCTGGAGGCCATGTTCGCAAAGGTAGGTCCGGAAAATGGGGAAGCCAAATTGGCGCGCCAAATCCCCATTGGGCATCTGGGGGAACCTAATGACATTGCCTATGGTGTGTTATATCTGGCGTCTGACGAATCCCGCTTTATGACGGGGGCGGAGTTGGTGCTGGATGGCGGCATTAGCGCAATGTAA
- a CDS encoding TPR end-of-group domain-containing protein: protein MRHQHKKLAVTLCLMVAAVPLVFSPQISHGQEQQHLSPQQLFAMPSANDRVRSVISALSRRQIDGALKSLEKITATYPWHMDSQYLYASVLAVKGHKEEALDALQMAIDNGFDNRQILFKDANLANIQKEPRFQKMVEALLNKTESKNKAEAATQTVPKTVSSQQAMVDGTNTLWEPRFEMLWSQFVFNDRKVAPATVQSFNDPAAKKLNTLFQRGLAAGNNGDLYDNRDRDHSKLTEKQYPQLAHVRYSPVAAKLNTDYGFNTRILFDAPTLGNSSTAVTSGAFWRSHSRLGYTTPGGAQKLYLQHVRNHLYVYPAVKDYSDTEDLLPANTPFLITTIGKSGSDKPYLRAVASILAAFKPEVKERLAKDGQLMSAVQMILRKNLKTVKKPEHYFSTKAHPIAFAADQLQLEKMIEHANGLNMGDYPGLPLLKVNSENKPIAGIDNFVGQMPEPLFTTPSSLSRVIRSSAFEKTINIETTASRSDQKGDVTFRWVILRGNPEKISINSEDDGAKAEIKVQWHTRKDLTIKGHYSGRVEIAVFADNGKEVSAPAILNFYYPPYQERVYDPSGNLLSIDHREPAGSYSDPQLFVKRDWKDSFRYDEKNRLIGWTRVSGDEKTEFTYHGAKIISKDNLGRALKAEQIGLLYNRDKKGRMVIEGEPLGRYLNYQYQNEKDLRGFLIN, encoded by the coding sequence ATGAGACATCAACATAAGAAACTTGCCGTAACCCTTTGCCTGATGGTTGCGGCTGTTCCGCTTGTTTTCTCTCCTCAGATATCTCACGGCCAGGAACAACAGCACCTGTCCCCTCAGCAGTTGTTCGCCATGCCATCTGCAAACGACAGGGTTAGAAGCGTGATTTCAGCTCTCTCCCGCCGACAAATTGACGGGGCCCTGAAATCACTTGAAAAAATTACGGCAACTTACCCATGGCATATGGATAGTCAGTATCTATACGCATCTGTTTTAGCAGTGAAAGGCCATAAAGAAGAGGCATTGGATGCCCTGCAAATGGCTATTGATAACGGTTTTGATAATCGGCAAATTCTGTTTAAAGACGCCAATCTGGCAAATATCCAGAAAGAACCACGTTTTCAGAAGATGGTGGAAGCGCTTCTGAATAAAACAGAAAGCAAGAATAAAGCTGAAGCCGCAACTCAAACGGTCCCCAAAACGGTGAGCAGTCAACAGGCAATGGTCGACGGCACGAACACACTCTGGGAACCTCGATTTGAAATGCTGTGGTCTCAGTTTGTTTTCAATGATCGCAAGGTGGCCCCCGCAACAGTCCAGTCGTTCAATGATCCCGCCGCAAAAAAACTAAACACTCTTTTTCAAAGGGGATTGGCCGCCGGGAATAATGGGGATCTCTATGATAACAGGGATCGCGACCATTCAAAATTGACGGAGAAGCAATATCCGCAACTGGCACATGTTCGCTATAGCCCCGTCGCGGCTAAACTTAATACGGACTACGGCTTTAACACCAGAATCCTGTTTGATGCACCGACACTTGGCAACTCTTCCACGGCCGTTACATCTGGCGCTTTCTGGCGCAGTCATTCACGTCTTGGTTACACGACACCCGGAGGCGCCCAAAAACTTTATCTTCAGCATGTGCGAAACCACCTATATGTATATCCAGCGGTAAAAGATTATTCAGATACAGAAGATCTGCTTCCGGCGAACACACCTTTTCTGATCACAACCATCGGAAAATCAGGCTCTGATAAACCCTATTTAAGAGCCGTCGCCAGTATCCTTGCCGCGTTTAAACCTGAAGTGAAGGAAAGGCTAGCCAAGGACGGGCAGCTCATGAGCGCGGTTCAGATGATTTTGCGCAAAAATCTGAAAACCGTTAAAAAACCTGAACATTACTTCAGCACAAAAGCCCATCCGATTGCTTTTGCAGCCGACCAATTGCAGCTTGAGAAAATGATCGAACATGCAAACGGTTTGAACATGGGGGATTATCCAGGCCTTCCTTTGTTAAAGGTAAATTCAGAGAATAAACCCATTGCCGGGATTGATAATTTCGTGGGTCAAATGCCGGAACCCTTATTTACAACGCCCTCTTCTCTTTCCCGGGTGATCCGAAGCAGTGCGTTTGAAAAAACGATCAATATTGAAACGACTGCATCCCGCTCTGATCAAAAAGGGGATGTGACTTTTAGATGGGTGATATTACGCGGAAATCCAGAGAAGATATCCATCAATAGTGAAGACGATGGCGCCAAGGCAGAAATCAAGGTTCAGTGGCACACCCGGAAAGATCTGACCATTAAAGGCCACTATTCAGGGCGGGTTGAGATTGCCGTTTTCGCTGATAATGGCAAGGAAGTATCTGCGCCAGCGATTTTAAACTTCTATTACCCGCCGTATCAGGAACGGGTATATGACCCGAGCGGCAATTTGCTCTCAATTGATCATAGAGAACCTGCCGGGAGCTACAGCGACCCCCAGCTCTTTGTTAAACGGGATTGGAAAGACAGCTTCAGATATGATGAGAAAAACCGCCTGATCGGCTGGACCCGCGTCTCCGGAGATGAGAAAACCGAGTTCACATACCACGGCGCGAAAATCATCAGTAAAGACAATCTGGGGCGAGCCTTAAAAGCTGAGCAGATCGGTCTGCTATATAATAGAGACAAAAAAGGCCGGATGGTCATTGAAGGAGAACCACTCGGCCGTTATCTGAATTACCAATATCAAAACGAGAAAGACCTGAGAGGCTTTCTCATAAATTGA
- a CDS encoding CaiB/BaiF CoA transferase family protein, whose translation MSGILEGIRVLDFGRYIAGPYCATILGQLGAEVIRIEKLDGSEDRFTTPVIESGDGGMFMQIGHGKKGLTLNPMKPEGREVVKRLVKTADVVVANLPQETLAAMGLDYESLKAIKEDIILTHQSAFGDKGPYKNRVGFDGIGQAMSGAMYMSGDENGPRKLAAPWVDFSTAMAGCIGTLAAIIHRQKTGEGQIVTGSLFGSSALIASVTMIEQDLLKLDRVGTANRGQNGGPSDTYKTKDGWILVQVIGRPLFERWAKLMGEDHWLEDPRFDSDQDRGDHGQILSERMGKWCAERTNSEAIAELEAARLPCGPVYSPQELRDDPHLAAMGLINEMEYPGLEGKAPIVDFPVKMSKADISVKHRAPTLGEHTDELMQELGYSAEEVAELREKRVV comes from the coding sequence ATGTCAGGCATCCTGGAGGGGATTCGCGTTCTCGATTTCGGCCGTTATATAGCTGGACCTTACTGTGCCACCATTCTGGGGCAGCTCGGGGCTGAAGTTATCCGTATTGAGAAGCTGGACGGTAGTGAAGATCGTTTCACGACACCAGTGATTGAAAGTGGTGATGGTGGCATGTTCATGCAGATTGGACATGGAAAGAAAGGCCTTACCCTTAATCCAATGAAGCCGGAAGGCCGAGAAGTGGTGAAACGACTGGTGAAAACCGCAGATGTTGTGGTCGCTAACCTGCCGCAAGAGACGTTAGCTGCGATGGGGCTTGATTATGAAAGCCTGAAAGCCATCAAAGAAGACATTATCCTGACGCACCAATCAGCTTTTGGAGACAAAGGCCCGTATAAAAACCGTGTTGGATTTGACGGTATTGGTCAGGCGATGTCGGGCGCCATGTATATGTCAGGCGATGAAAATGGCCCTCGTAAACTGGCGGCACCATGGGTGGATTTCTCGACAGCCATGGCAGGGTGTATTGGTACGCTCGCGGCAATTATTCATCGTCAGAAAACGGGAGAAGGGCAGATTGTCACGGGCTCTCTGTTTGGCTCCTCCGCCCTCATTGCCAGCGTTACCATGATTGAGCAGGATCTTTTGAAACTCGATCGTGTTGGGACGGCAAACCGGGGGCAGAATGGCGGCCCTTCAGATACATATAAAACTAAAGACGGATGGATCTTGGTTCAGGTAATCGGGCGGCCTTTATTTGAGCGTTGGGCCAAGCTGATGGGAGAAGATCACTGGCTTGAAGATCCACGCTTTGATAGCGATCAAGACCGCGGAGATCATGGTCAGATCCTTTCAGAACGTATGGGCAAATGGTGTGCGGAGAGAACCAATAGTGAAGCGATCGCAGAATTGGAAGCGGCTCGATTGCCATGTGGTCCAGTTTATTCTCCACAGGAGCTGAGAGATGACCCACATCTTGCGGCCATGGGCCTGATTAATGAAATGGAATATCCGGGACTTGAAGGGAAAGCACCTATTGTGGATTTCCCTGTGAAAATGTCCAAGGCAGATATCTCAGTCAAGCACCGGGCGCCAACGCTTGGTGAACATACTGACGAGTTGATGCAGGAGCTTGGATATTCAGCAGAAGAAGTTGCTGAACTAAGAGAAAAGCGGGTCGTTTAA
- a CDS encoding cold-shock protein has translation MQEENAVQSTVETRDGIECKVKWFNTAKGFGFVEPTDGSGDAFVHISVLQGEGLQGLPEGAPIVCDLTAGVRGQQVLRIVTLGPAPVLDQRDGDTELIEGTVKFFNSEKGFGFVTPDDESRDIFVHMKALERSGLGMLETAQRVRLNVKSGEKGPLAEGVELL, from the coding sequence ATGCAAGAGGAAAATGCTGTACAGTCGACTGTGGAGACACGTGACGGCATAGAGTGCAAGGTTAAGTGGTTCAATACAGCGAAGGGGTTCGGTTTTGTAGAACCAACTGACGGATCTGGAGATGCGTTCGTTCATATTTCTGTTTTGCAAGGCGAAGGTCTGCAAGGCTTGCCTGAAGGCGCGCCTATTGTTTGTGATTTAACCGCTGGTGTCCGCGGGCAGCAGGTATTGCGCATTGTTACACTGGGCCCGGCGCCAGTCCTTGATCAAAGGGACGGGGATACAGAACTGATTGAAGGCACTGTTAAATTCTTTAATTCTGAAAAGGGCTTTGGTTTCGTTACACCTGACGATGAAAGCCGCGATATCTTTGTTCACATGAAAGCGTTGGAGCGTTCAGGGTTGGGAATGCTGGAGACTGCACAACGGGTTCGTTTGAACGTGAAAAGTGGTGAAAAAGGCCCATTGGCTGAAGGTGTTGAGCTGCTTTAA
- a CDS encoding VPLPA-CTERM sorting domain-containing protein, with protein MKIMLKRGIAVLAAATAATVMSASISSAAIVGVSNNTSSLGAQAEILDPSTTPFSVLNGTVENRGQQGFDEQQNVFLTSALDVDGGSIAAGTSVASHMIFFNQNSQSTALNTHTNVIWTFSHKILGVMSDRNGVLEGKSTGILGHDDVTYPSVTPGDPIFSARGMEGDDTYQIIDPYTLSVSMYLTQPGDWIRVVTAVPLPAALPLYGAGMALLGFIGWRRKQKAAAA; from the coding sequence ATGAAAATCATGCTTAAAAGAGGCATCGCAGTATTGGCCGCCGCCACTGCTGCAACAGTTATGAGTGCTTCCATATCAAGTGCAGCGATCGTAGGTGTGAGCAATAACACAAGTTCACTTGGCGCTCAGGCGGAAATTCTGGATCCATCCACGACACCTTTCTCTGTTCTGAACGGAACAGTTGAAAATCGCGGTCAGCAGGGATTTGATGAGCAACAGAATGTGTTTCTGACAAGTGCTTTGGATGTTGATGGCGGGTCTATCGCGGCTGGAACAAGCGTAGCCAGCCACATGATCTTCTTCAACCAGAACTCACAATCAACCGCTCTTAACACCCATACCAATGTTATCTGGACATTCAGCCATAAGATTTTGGGTGTGATGTCGGATCGCAACGGTGTTTTAGAAGGTAAATCCACCGGAATTCTCGGGCATGATGACGTGACTTATCCTTCTGTTACACCGGGTGACCCGATTTTCAGTGCACGTGGTATGGAAGGTGACGACACTTATCAGATTATCGATCCATACACTTTGAGCGTCAGCATGTACCTGACACAGCCAGGTGACTGGATCCGTGTAGTAACAGCTGTTCCGCTGCCTGCGGCTCTTCCGCTTTACGGTGCTGGTATGGCGCTGCTCGGTTTTATCGGCTGGCGTAGAAAACAGAAAGCGGCGGCTGCCTAA
- a CDS encoding glutamine amidotransferase-related protein, translating to MPNKKILLILHQAGSDPGRVGEVLRTLGYQLDIRIPAIGHSLPHDVREHAGAVIFGGPMSANDDHESFIRDEAKYVERVLREEVPFFGICLGAQIMARVLGAGVNLHPEGQMEIGYHLVQPTDQGADYFARDLHAYQWHKEGFDLPRGSVLLARGAAFPNQAYRYGKTAYGIQFHPEVTEAMSRKWLRKAAHMLVEPGAQSAEEQLADRFKHDGEMDKWCRNFLSHWTSLTQQEQEAHLPVR from the coding sequence GTGCCCAACAAGAAGATATTACTGATATTGCATCAGGCGGGATCCGATCCGGGACGCGTAGGCGAAGTTTTGCGCACTCTTGGCTATCAACTGGATATTCGCATACCTGCAATAGGGCACTCTCTCCCTCATGATGTTCGCGAACATGCAGGTGCGGTTATCTTTGGTGGCCCTATGAGCGCTAATGATGATCATGAGAGTTTCATCAGGGATGAAGCCAAATATGTGGAAAGGGTATTAAGGGAAGAAGTTCCTTTCTTTGGTATTTGCCTCGGCGCCCAGATCATGGCTCGTGTCCTGGGGGCGGGTGTCAATCTCCACCCTGAGGGACAGATGGAAATCGGCTATCACCTCGTCCAACCAACGGATCAGGGGGCCGACTATTTCGCCCGAGATCTGCATGCCTATCAATGGCACAAGGAAGGGTTTGATTTACCAAGAGGCAGTGTATTACTCGCTCGCGGCGCGGCTTTTCCCAATCAGGCCTATCGCTATGGAAAAACAGCCTACGGTATCCAGTTTCATCCGGAAGTCACCGAAGCAATGAGCCGAAAATGGCTTCGAAAAGCGGCACATATGCTCGTCGAGCCGGGCGCCCAATCCGCTGAAGAACAGCTTGCTGATCGCTTCAAACATGACGGTGAAATGGATAAATGGTGCCGAAACTTCCTGTCCCATTGGACGTCCTTGACCCAACAGGAACAGGAAGCGCATTTGCCGGTGCGTTAA
- a CDS encoding crotonase/enoyl-CoA hydratase family protein, protein MSYSEITYQKEGPILTITLYRPDRMNAFTHVMRDELIDAFDQADNDDEVRAIIITGHGKAFCAGADLGAGKDTFNYEKRGLKEKKAINRDGGGQVTLRMFNCKKPVIGAINGAAVGIGATMTLPMDIRIASEKARFGFVFSKRGIVPEACSSWFLPRVVGISQALDWVYSGRVFSAEEAKAGGLVKSIHAEEDLLEAARAIALSYAEQTSAVSVALARQMMWKMLGADHPMEAHKVDSRGISYMGQSADVAEGVQSFLEKRPAEFSMKVSEDMPEYYPWWDEPEFK, encoded by the coding sequence ATGTCCTACTCAGAAATCACATACCAAAAAGAGGGACCTATTCTGACAATTACCCTCTACCGCCCGGATCGCATGAACGCTTTTACTCATGTCATGCGGGATGAGTTGATTGATGCTTTCGATCAAGCAGACAACGATGATGAGGTGCGGGCCATTATCATAACAGGGCATGGGAAAGCATTTTGTGCGGGCGCTGATTTGGGGGCGGGTAAAGATACTTTCAACTACGAAAAACGAGGTCTGAAAGAAAAAAAAGCCATAAACCGTGATGGCGGCGGTCAGGTGACGTTACGCATGTTTAATTGCAAGAAGCCGGTAATTGGCGCGATCAATGGTGCCGCGGTGGGCATTGGTGCTACTATGACATTGCCTATGGATATCCGCATCGCCTCAGAAAAGGCGCGGTTTGGTTTTGTGTTCTCGAAGCGCGGAATTGTACCAGAAGCGTGCAGTAGCTGGTTCCTTCCGCGTGTTGTTGGTATTTCGCAGGCGTTGGATTGGGTGTATTCAGGGCGCGTATTCTCGGCTGAAGAAGCGAAAGCGGGCGGGTTGGTGAAATCTATTCATGCAGAAGAAGACTTGCTGGAAGCTGCCCGTGCAATTGCCCTTAGTTATGCAGAGCAAACATCTGCCGTGTCAGTAGCGCTCGCGCGTCAAATGATGTGGAAAATGTTAGGGGCGGATCACCCTATGGAGGCACACAAAGTTGATAGCCGCGGCATTTCTTATATGGGGCAAAGTGCGGATGTGGCAGAAGGGGTGCAATCCTTCCTTGAAAAACGCCCCGCAGAGTTCTCTATGAAAGTGTCAGAAGATATGCCGGAATATTATCCTTGGTGGGATGAGCCGGAGTTCAAATAA
- a CDS encoding DOPA 4,5-dioxygenase family protein, whose product MSKPISVIKGYHAHIYFTETNKETALKVREELGQKFAVKLGRVHDQSVGPHTASMYLVMFGIGEFNKLVPWLMLNRSGLSILVHPETGNDIDDHSHHAMWLGEKLDLDLEKL is encoded by the coding sequence GTGTCTAAACCAATTTCGGTTATCAAGGGCTACCACGCCCATATCTACTTTACCGAAACGAACAAGGAAACAGCCCTGAAAGTTCGTGAGGAGTTAGGTCAGAAATTCGCGGTTAAACTGGGTCGTGTACATGACCAGTCTGTCGGCCCACATACAGCTTCAATGTACTTGGTGATGTTTGGAATTGGTGAATTCAACAAACTGGTCCCCTGGTTGATGCTCAACCGTTCGGGTCTCTCCATCTTGGTTCACCCTGAGACAGGCAATGACATTGATGACCATAGTCACCACGCAATGTGGCTGGGGGAAAAACTGGACCTTGACCTAGAGAAACTGTAG
- a CDS encoding GcrA family cell cycle regulator produces the protein MSWTEERIETLKKLWGSGKTAAEIAEELGGVTRNAVIGKANRLGLSNKSSTTAAPKQKKKKVPAHKACQWPIGHPGEAGFHFCEDESVPGKPYCLKHCNMAYQSRDNS, from the coding sequence ATGAGCTGGACGGAAGAGCGTATTGAAACCCTGAAAAAGCTGTGGGGTTCCGGTAAAACAGCAGCCGAGATCGCAGAAGAACTGGGGGGCGTGACCAGAAATGCGGTGATCGGTAAGGCAAACCGTCTTGGTCTTTCCAACAAATCCTCCACTACGGCCGCACCAAAGCAGAAGAAGAAAAAGGTGCCCGCTCACAAAGCCTGCCAGTGGCCAATTGGTCATCCGGGAGAGGCTGGGTTTCATTTCTGTGAAGATGAATCTGTTCCTGGTAAGCCTTACTGCCTGAAACACTGCAATATGGCTTACCAGTCACGCGATAACAGCTAG
- a CDS encoding peroxiredoxin-like family protein has product MYSEKIKAGAAFPEFTVPLVEGGEIKVGGSNDEGRWKLVVIYRGLHCPLCAQYLEKLQSLKEDFLIQETDIIAISGDGLEKAKSQVAKGSLEIPIGYDLPISVMEKLGLYISNPRSPEETDRPFPEPGLFLIRPDGNVQIVDISNAPFSRPDLAMILRGSTFAREKNYPIRGTYS; this is encoded by the coding sequence GTGTATTCGGAGAAAATCAAGGCCGGAGCGGCGTTTCCGGAATTTACAGTCCCCCTGGTTGAGGGAGGCGAAATTAAGGTTGGTGGTTCTAATGATGAGGGTCGTTGGAAACTGGTTGTAATCTATCGTGGGTTGCATTGCCCCCTTTGCGCCCAGTATCTTGAGAAATTACAATCGCTAAAAGAGGATTTTCTCATTCAAGAAACCGATATTATTGCGATTTCCGGCGATGGACTGGAAAAGGCAAAATCGCAAGTTGCAAAAGGTTCATTAGAAATACCAATAGGTTATGATTTGCCTATATCCGTCATGGAAAAACTTGGGCTGTATATCTCCAATCCAAGGTCTCCTGAAGAAACAGACAGGCCATTCCCTGAGCCTGGCCTTTTCTTGATCAGACCAGACGGAAATGTGCAGATCGTGGACATATCCAACGCACCTTTCTCAAGGCCAGATCTTGCGATGATTTTGCGTGGAAGTACTTTTGCTAGAGAGAAAAACTATCCGATCCGTGGAACCTACAGCTAA